Proteins encoded together in one Telopea speciosissima isolate NSW1024214 ecotype Mountain lineage chromosome 4, Tspe_v1, whole genome shotgun sequence window:
- the LOC122660398 gene encoding probable LRR receptor-like serine/threonine-protein kinase RKF3 has protein sequence MSLFHFSILLVVLGLGSPVFNSGFVIGRGIPHRKLADASCPLDFDALRNLIEGSNQPDLPNVYSKCQYVLQGLRLVESLYIQTSGFFLPPLNASDSCWVSYQSLINELVIPNFDIRSSCGFQTNWISEGCMNITSRLQFESIVNESSLQTVRHSCNQSLVNGSPCASCTTSLSSLQAAYLPGPQVGNVSSCTGYPSIYAAGIVNRFGPTDTGTAMCLFSLDFSSSASSSKGHTTLIYGVSIGGGVCLLGAIVGFWFLWKRHKKRKRKKKMFIKVTEKSSVSGLESISGSTTLIKFTIEQIKHATKNFSRDNIIGKGGYGNVYKGILADGSEVALKRFKNCSAAGDADFTHEVEVIASVRHVNLVALRGYCTATTPYEGHQRIIVCDLMRNGSLHDHLFGSSDKKLSWPVRQKIALGTARGLAYLHYGAQPAIIHRDIKASNILLDEMFEPKVADFGLAKFAPEGMTHMSTRVAGTLGYVAPEYALYGQLTERSDVYSYGVVLLELLSGKKALVNAKDGQNSLVADWAWSLVKKGRPLDVIEDGMPELGANEVMEKYVRVAVLSSHPQLYHRPTMDQIVKILETDLPVPTIAERPVPLVAEIDEIERSASSSGSGQLSSPAGYQSFTIEGNNLSSEH, from the coding sequence ATGTCCCTCTTCCATTTCTCTATTTTGCTCGTGGTGTTGGGTTTGGGTTCTCCTGTTTTCAACTCTGGTTTTGTAATTGGGCGTGGAATCCCACATAGGAAGCTTGCAGACGCTTCATGTCCTTTAGACTTCGATGCTCTACGCAATCTCATTGAAGGTTCGAACCAGCCTGATCTTCCCAATGTCTACTCCAAGTGTCAATACGTTCTTCAAGGCCTCCGTCTTGTTGAATCCTTGTATATTCAAACCAGTGGgttctttcttcctcccttaAATGCCTCTGATTCGTGTTGGGTTTCATATCAATCCTTGATCAATGAACTCGTTATTCCCAATTTCGACATTCGCTCCTCCTGCGGATTCCAAACCAACTGGATTTCGGAGGGGTGCATGAATATTACGTCTCGCTTGCAGTTTGAATCCATAGTTAACGAGTCCTCTTTGCAGACCGTCCGGCATTCCTGCAATCAGTCGCTTGTGAATGGATCTCCCTGCGCTTCGTGCACTACTAGCCTGTCGAGTCTCCAGGCAGCTTACCTGCCCGGTCCTCAGGTTGGGAACGTGTCTTCCTGTACCGGGTACCCCTCTATCTATGCTGCTGGTATCGTTAATCGCTTTGGGCCGACCGACACGGGGACTGCCATGTGTTTGTTCTCCCTTGATTTCTCTTCCTCTGCTTCGAGCAGCAAGGGACACACGACGCTGATTTATGGGGTTTCGATCGGTGGCGGTGTTTGTTTGCTGGGTGCAATTGTGGGCTTTTGGTTTCTATGGAAAAGGCACAAGAAacggaagaggaagaagaagatgtttaTCAAAGTTACTGAGAAGAGTTCAGTTTCGGGGTTGGAATCGATCAGTGGGAGTACGACTCTTATTAAGTTCACAATCGAGCAAATCAAACATGCTACGAAGAATTTCTCTAGGGATAACATAATTGGCAAGGGAGGCTATGGGAATGTTTATAAGGGAATTCTAGCAGACGGGTCTGAGGTTGCATTGAAGAGGTTCAAGAACTGCTCTGCTGCTGGGGATGCCGACTTCACCCATGAAGTAGAGGTTATTGCCAGTGTTAGGCATGTAAACCTTGTCGCTCTCAGGGGATACTGCACTGCAACAACTCCTTACGAAGGCCACCAGAGGATAATCGTCTGTGATTTGATGCGTAATGGAAGCCTCCATGACCATCTGTTTGGATCATCAGACAAGAAGCTTAGTTGGCCAGTCCGGCAGAAAATTGCCCTTGGGACGGCGAGGGGGTTGGCTTACTTGCATTACGGGGCACAACCAGCTATCATCCATAGGGATATAAAGGCTAGTAATATCCTCTTGGATGAGATGTTTGAACCAAAAGTGGCAGACTTTGGCTTGGCCAAGTTTGCTCCGGAGGGGATGACCCATATGAGCACCAGGGTGGCTGGGACACTGGGTTATGTTGCTCCTGAGTATGCTCTGTATGGGCAATTAACAGAGAGAAGTGATGTTTACAGCTATGGGGTTGTGCTTCTTGAGCTTTTGAGTGGGAAGAAGGCACTTGTTAATGCTAAGGATGGCCAGAACTCCCTTGTGGCGGATTGGGCTTGGTCCCTGGTGAAAAAAGGGAGACCTCTGGATGTCATCGAGGATGGCATGCCTGAGTTGGGTGCTAATGAAGTCATGGAAAAGTATGTCCGGGTTgctgttctttcttctcatccACAGTTATATCATAGGCCTACTATGGATCAGATTGTGAAGATTTTGGAAACTGACCTTCCAGTTCCCACAATAGCTGAACGTCCTGTTCCTCTTGTGGCGGAGATTGACGAGATTGAGAGATCAGCGAGTAGTAGTGGCTCAGGTCAGCTGTCTAGTCCTGCTGGTTACCAGTCCTTTACCATAGAGGGCAACAATTTAAGTTCTGAACATTAG